One window from the genome of Thermoleophilia bacterium encodes:
- a CDS encoding DNA topoisomerase I: protein MRLIITEKNNSAQKIAEILSGGNAKELKSFTTPVFKWSDSDGDHSVIGTGGHMVERAFPEEKEYKQWKLDLIHGLVDAPLITRASDGKKNVIKAVQKEAKVADSLIIATDFDREGELIGLEALEVSLEVNPDLEPTIKRARYSALTREEIEGAFSNLDDLSYPLANAAGARQDIDLIWGAAFTRAVSLTAKAYGANFLSVGRVQSPTLGLIVERELERRAHVFKPYWELFAKFEHPSGHSFETHHATDKFWDKTEADSSLAATASPGIVQSVTSREGKSKPPTPYNTNSFQVDASSRLGITPKMAMNYAQDLYDDGFISYPRTDNTIYPDSLPLEKTIESLVKIKDFAAAAPLLDAPLTPTQGKKFDAAHPPIYPTHALYPSALDGPKARVYELIVRRFLATFSSPMITESTRADIEAGSETYFVRGKVVLDPGYAAIYTYARSSDEEIPALEEGQKLELDGKPWLVDKETQPPARLSEAKLVQLMDEQGLGTKATRPDIIQKLYSRKYVRNHPPEPTATGMAMYEAFKEYVPGMATSEMTATLEGEMDQIAESKLTKEDVVNDSRKLVHTTFDDLRKGEEELSKIIWAGMDKDRILGPCIVCKEAGRVKEDGSPNQLRIIRAKKSGKSFVGCSGWTLDDPDACDQTFPMPQPNFYEVTPLEENCSICHRTPRVSVKARGRAGRPWKLCFNDDCPTMIEMREKKAERLAAQEAKKKMDEAAGKGKKKTTAKGKKSGAKKKAPAKKRSTTVAASKRSSGEPDLGTRRVKRAGSRSGPGADKK, encoded by the coding sequence ATGCGTCTGATCATCACCGAGAAAAACAACTCTGCCCAGAAGATCGCCGAGATCCTCTCCGGGGGGAATGCGAAGGAATTGAAGTCCTTCACGACCCCTGTATTTAAATGGAGCGATTCCGATGGCGACCATTCGGTCATCGGAACCGGTGGCCACATGGTCGAGCGCGCCTTCCCGGAAGAGAAGGAATACAAGCAGTGGAAGCTCGACCTGATCCACGGCCTGGTCGACGCGCCGCTGATCACCCGCGCCTCTGACGGCAAGAAGAACGTGATCAAGGCCGTCCAGAAGGAAGCCAAGGTGGCGGACAGCCTGATCATCGCGACCGACTTCGACCGCGAGGGCGAACTGATCGGCCTCGAAGCGCTCGAAGTGTCGCTGGAGGTCAACCCCGATCTCGAACCGACGATCAAGCGGGCCCGCTACTCGGCCCTGACCCGGGAAGAGATCGAAGGCGCCTTCTCGAACCTCGACGACCTTTCCTACCCGCTGGCCAACGCGGCCGGCGCGCGGCAGGACATCGACCTGATCTGGGGTGCCGCCTTCACCCGGGCCGTCTCCCTGACCGCCAAGGCATACGGTGCCAACTTCCTCTCGGTCGGCCGCGTCCAGAGCCCGACGCTCGGCCTGATCGTCGAACGCGAGCTCGAGCGCCGCGCCCACGTCTTCAAGCCGTACTGGGAGCTCTTCGCCAAGTTCGAGCACCCGAGTGGCCACAGCTTCGAGACGCATCACGCCACGGACAAGTTCTGGGACAAGACCGAGGCCGACAGCTCCCTCGCCGCGACCGCCAGCCCCGGCATCGTCCAGTCGGTGACCAGTCGCGAGGGCAAGAGCAAGCCGCCGACGCCGTACAACACGAACTCCTTCCAGGTGGACGCGTCCAGCCGCCTCGGCATCACGCCGAAGATGGCGATGAACTACGCCCAGGACCTCTACGACGACGGCTTCATCTCGTATCCGCGTACCGACAACACGATCTACCCGGATTCGCTGCCGCTCGAGAAGACGATCGAGTCGCTGGTCAAGATCAAGGACTTCGCTGCCGCCGCGCCGCTGCTCGACGCGCCGCTCACGCCGACCCAGGGTAAGAAGTTCGACGCGGCCCATCCGCCGATCTACCCGACACACGCCCTTTACCCGAGCGCCCTCGACGGGCCCAAGGCCCGGGTATACGAGCTGATCGTGCGCCGCTTCCTGGCCACTTTCTCGAGCCCGATGATCACCGAGTCCACCCGGGCCGACATCGAAGCCGGCAGCGAGACCTACTTCGTCCGCGGCAAAGTCGTGCTCGACCCCGGTTACGCCGCGATCTACACCTACGCCCGCTCTTCCGACGAGGAGATTCCGGCACTGGAAGAGGGCCAGAAGCTGGAACTCGACGGCAAGCCGTGGCTGGTCGACAAGGAGACGCAGCCGCCGGCCCGCCTGTCCGAAGCGAAGCTGGTCCAGCTGATGGACGAGCAGGGCCTCGGCACCAAGGCGACCCGCCCCGACATCATTCAGAAGCTCTACAGCCGCAAGTACGTGCGCAACCACCCACCGGAGCCGACCGCGACCGGTATGGCGATGTACGAAGCCTTCAAGGAGTACGTGCCGGGCATGGCCACTTCCGAGATGACCGCCACGCTCGAAGGCGAGATGGACCAGATCGCCGAGTCGAAGCTGACCAAGGAAGACGTGGTCAACGACAGCCGCAAGCTCGTCCACACGACCTTCGACGACCTGCGCAAGGGCGAAGAGGAGCTTTCGAAGATCATCTGGGCCGGCATGGACAAGGACCGCATCCTCGGCCCCTGCATCGTCTGCAAGGAAGCCGGACGGGTCAAGGAAGACGGCTCGCCGAACCAGCTGCGCATCATCCGGGCCAAGAAGTCCGGCAAGTCCTTCGTCGGCTGCTCCGGCTGGACGCTCGATGATCCCGATGCCTGCGACCAGACCTTCCCGATGCCGCAGCCGAACTTCTACGAAGTGACACCGCTCGAGGAGAACTGCTCGATCTGCCACCGCACCCCGCGGGTCAGCGTCAAGGCCCGGGGCCGCGCCGGCCGTCCGTGGAAGCTCTGCTTCAACGACGACTGCCCGACCATGATCGAGATGCGCGAGAAGAAGGCCGAGCGCCTTGCCGCCCAGGAAGCCAAGAAGAAGATGGACGAGGCCGCCGGCAAGGGCAAGAAGAAGACCACGGCCAAAGGCAAGAAGTCAGGTGCCAAGAAGAAGGCCCCGGCCAAAAAGCGCTCGACCACCGTCGCGGCGTCGAAGCGCTCCTCCGGCGAGCCCGATCTCGGCACCCGCCGGGTCAAGCGCGCCGGCAGCCGCTCCGGTCCCGGCGCCGACAAGAAGTAG
- a CDS encoding GDP-mannose 4,6-dehydratase, protein MKTLVTGGAGFIGSHLVDALTGRGDEVVVLDNLSSGKLENLAPATAAGARLVEGDIRDTEFVRGTLEAERPGTIFHLAGQSEVRKSIDEPTYDATVNVVGSVNLIEASQQIGLDRFVFASTGGAVYGEGEHIDLPAVETTVPEPMCQYGLSKFVVEKYLELYRRLYMFNSVALRLGNVYGPRQNPKGEAGAVAIFAGQLLRGETPTVFGDGTQTRDFVYVADVIDAMLTASRTDVEGTINIGSGKETPLLDLISTIGGLGENGTSFEPEFDTPRKGDVQRNAIDPSRAAADLGWSATTSLEDGLRKTVDSI, encoded by the coding sequence ATGAAGACTTTGGTAACCGGCGGCGCCGGATTCATCGGATCACACCTGGTCGATGCCCTGACAGGACGCGGCGACGAGGTCGTGGTGCTCGACAATCTGAGTAGCGGCAAGCTGGAGAACCTGGCCCCGGCGACCGCCGCCGGCGCCCGCCTGGTCGAAGGCGACATCCGCGACACCGAATTCGTCCGGGGGACCCTGGAAGCCGAACGGCCAGGCACGATCTTCCACCTCGCCGGGCAGAGCGAGGTGCGCAAGTCGATCGACGAGCCGACCTACGACGCCACCGTGAACGTGGTCGGCAGCGTCAACCTGATCGAAGCGAGCCAGCAGATCGGCCTCGACCGGTTCGTCTTCGCCTCCACCGGCGGCGCCGTCTACGGCGAAGGCGAGCACATCGACCTGCCCGCGGTCGAGACGACCGTGCCCGAACCGATGTGTCAATACGGGCTCAGCAAGTTCGTCGTCGAAAAGTACCTCGAGCTCTACCGCCGCCTTTATATGTTCAACTCGGTGGCGCTGCGGCTCGGCAACGTCTACGGCCCGCGGCAGAACCCCAAGGGCGAGGCCGGTGCCGTCGCGATCTTCGCCGGCCAGCTGTTGCGTGGCGAAACCCCGACCGTGTTCGGCGACGGCACCCAGACCCGCGACTTCGTCTACGTGGCCGACGTGATCGACGCCATGCTGACCGCCTCGCGCACCGACGTCGAAGGCACGATCAACATCGGCTCCGGCAAGGAGACCCCCCTGCTCGACCTGATCTCGACGATCGGCGGGCTGGGAGAGAACGGCACCTCCTTCGAGCCCGAGTTCGACACACCGCGAAAAGGCGACGTCCAGCGCAACGCAATCGACCCCTCGCGCGCCGCAGCCGATCTCGGCTGGAGCGCCACGACCAGCCTCGAAGACGGCCTGCGCAAGACCGTCGACTCCATCTGA
- a CDS encoding bifunctional precorrin-2 dehydrogenase/sirohydrochlorin ferrochelatase, producing MLDTPFYIACLKLTGRKCLVVGGGDIGLEKIDGLLACDADVVLIAPEACEAVQEYAAEGSIDWIRRAYAGPADLEGKFMVIAATDDSEVNIGIYYDGEKRAMLANVVDVPPLCNFILPAIVRTGPLAIAISTAGASPALAKRMKREISEQFGEDYARLAVILNEVRGWAKGTLPTYQDRKVFFEGIVNGDPDPINLIRDNREPELLDLIEAAKISATASLSH from the coding sequence ATGCTGGACACCCCGTTCTACATCGCCTGCCTGAAACTGACCGGCCGCAAGTGCCTCGTGGTCGGCGGCGGCGACATCGGTCTCGAGAAGATCGACGGGCTGCTGGCCTGTGACGCCGACGTCGTCCTGATCGCGCCTGAGGCCTGCGAAGCCGTTCAGGAGTACGCCGCCGAAGGCTCGATCGACTGGATCAGGCGCGCCTACGCCGGACCCGCGGACCTCGAAGGCAAGTTCATGGTGATCGCCGCCACCGACGACTCCGAAGTCAACATCGGGATCTACTACGACGGCGAGAAGCGGGCGATGCTGGCCAACGTGGTCGATGTGCCGCCGCTCTGCAACTTCATCCTGCCGGCGATCGTGCGCACAGGCCCCCTCGCGATCGCGATATCGACAGCCGGAGCGTCACCCGCCCTGGCCAAGCGCATGAAGCGGGAGATCAGCGAGCAGTTCGGCGAGGACTACGCCCGCCTCGCGGTGATCCTCAACGAGGTGCGCGGCTGGGCCAAGGGCACCCTGCCGACCTACCAGGACCGGAAGGTTTTCTTCGAGGGCATCGTCAACGGAGATCCCGATCCGATCAACCTGATCAGGGACAACCGCGAACCGGAGCTGCTGGACCTGATCGAGGCAGCCAAGATTTCAGCGACCGCATCGCTCAGCCACTGA
- the rsgA gene encoding ribosome small subunit-dependent GTPase A has protein sequence MPARVIGLHRNHVVDLLTPNGQMQGKPAGKLLKGPTSAVAMPAVGDWVAADLEGTVHQILERRTTLSRRSAADRDRIQVLAANVDVVIVVSSLNKDHDLDRLERMVALGESSGARTIVALSKSDLVENPGPAVDEAAERFPASRVLAFSSKSGENLDQIKSFLKPTETVVLLGSSGVGKSTLANTLLGHDRQKTSEIRDRDDRGRHVTTSRELFSLPGGALMIDTPGLRAPGAADETADRRAEEIDRLAEFCKFRDCGHETEPGCAVTAAVEAGDLPAA, from the coding sequence GTGCCGGCCCGCGTCATCGGCCTCCACCGGAACCACGTGGTCGATCTGCTGACCCCGAACGGGCAGATGCAGGGCAAGCCCGCCGGCAAACTGCTCAAGGGCCCGACTTCGGCGGTGGCGATGCCGGCGGTCGGCGACTGGGTGGCGGCCGACCTCGAAGGCACCGTCCACCAGATCCTCGAACGGCGGACCACCCTCTCCCGCCGCTCGGCGGCCGACCGCGACCGGATTCAGGTACTCGCCGCCAACGTCGACGTCGTGATCGTCGTCAGCTCGCTCAACAAGGACCACGACCTCGACCGGCTCGAGCGCATGGTCGCCCTCGGTGAGTCCTCCGGCGCCCGCACGATCGTCGCCCTGTCCAAGTCCGACCTGGTCGAGAACCCCGGCCCGGCCGTAGACGAGGCCGCGGAACGCTTCCCCGCTTCGCGGGTGCTCGCCTTCAGCTCGAAGTCCGGCGAGAACCTCGACCAGATCAAGAGCTTCCTCAAACCGACCGAGACCGTGGTGCTGCTCGGCAGCTCCGGTGTCGGCAAATCGACCCTGGCCAACACGCTGCTCGGCCACGACCGGCAGAAGACTTCCGAGATCCGCGACCGCGACGACCGCGGTCGCCACGTGACGACCAGCCGTGAGCTCTTCAGCCTTCCCGGCGGCGCCCTGATGATCGACACCCCCGGCCTGCGGGCACCCGGGGCCGCGGACGAGACCGCCGACCGGCGCGCCGAGGAGATTGACCGGCTGGCCGAGTTCTGCAAGTTCCGCGACTGCGGTCACGAGACCGAACCCGGCTGCGCGGTTACCGCCGCGGTCGAAGCCGGGGACCTTCCAGCCGCTTAA
- a CDS encoding ROK family protein: MVLGVDLGGTNLKAAVVEPDGRIVATSSEPSLVAEGPEAAVARMAALVEKMRQEHDFGAVGAAICAPIEKETGRIAKSASLPGWIDVPVRDLLEQHLAMPVTLENDAASAILAEWWLGAGESKPVVAGLTLGTGVGGGLVIDGRIYSGSDGLAGEFGHISLADGPECPCGSSGCLGRLAGGTATGARYQLLSGEEPVRTDEIIRRAANGDTAAQEALETTVGYLVRGVRTLVNLLNPDVFVLCGGLSCGWGDPLAEAIQAGLKGSTFPGLDETPIRISELGAFAGAIGAARLALDD; this comes from the coding sequence GTGGTTCTCGGAGTAGATCTCGGCGGCACCAACCTCAAAGCTGCGGTCGTCGAGCCCGACGGCCGTATCGTCGCGACATCTTCTGAACCGTCGCTTGTCGCCGAGGGTCCCGAGGCGGCGGTGGCCCGGATGGCGGCCCTCGTCGAGAAGATGAGGCAAGAGCACGACTTCGGCGCGGTAGGCGCAGCCATTTGTGCGCCGATCGAGAAAGAAACAGGGCGGATAGCCAAGTCCGCTTCGCTGCCGGGGTGGATCGATGTCCCGGTCCGGGACCTGCTCGAGCAGCACCTGGCGATGCCGGTCACGCTCGAGAACGACGCCGCCAGCGCGATCCTCGCCGAATGGTGGCTGGGCGCGGGCGAGAGCAAGCCGGTGGTCGCCGGGCTGACCTTGGGCACGGGCGTCGGTGGCGGCCTGGTGATCGACGGCCGGATCTACAGCGGTTCGGACGGTCTGGCCGGCGAGTTCGGCCACATCTCCCTGGCCGACGGCCCCGAATGCCCCTGCGGCTCCTCCGGCTGTCTCGGCCGGCTGGCCGGCGGCACCGCGACCGGAGCGCGCTACCAGCTCCTGAGCGGCGAGGAACCGGTACGGACGGACGAGATCATCCGTCGCGCCGCCAACGGCGACACGGCGGCGCAGGAGGCGCTTGAGACCACCGTGGGCTACCTGGTCCGTGGGGTGAGGACGCTCGTGAACCTGCTCAACCCCGATGTCTTCGTTCTGTGCGGCGGTCTTTCCTGTGGCTGGGGCGATCCCCTGGCCGAAGCGATCCAGGCGGGGCTCAAAGGGTCTACCTTCCCCGGACTCGACGAGACCCCGATCAGGATCTCCGAGCTCGGCGCCTTCGCCGGAGCCATCGGCGCCGCCCGTTTAGCTCTCGACGATTAA
- a CDS encoding phosphomannomutase/phosphoglucomutase, protein MPENNAPSWPLELPRSGNDPISFAVDHLDPTLFREYDVRGTLKPDAPTTEEPLNEFVANRLGRAFGTFLDRRGKTDVVVGHDSRSYSEKLATAFTLGLLSTGRNVVFIGLATTPTVYFAQHLLGGFAGVQVTASHNPNGWAGFKLGDEPSITLGPDGIKELHEIAVSRDFATGQGTYSERIIIPEYVEELTERVPKGKRPLKIVVDGGNSISGPVLNQALEAAGYETIPINLELDWTFPNHEPDPESVEARKQIGDAVKEHGADVGLSIDGDGDRLGVTDENGGIVWSDIVLTIFAADSLERHPGGSIVYDVKCSRAVADVVTAKGGVPVMWKTGHSHIKTKARELNAPFSGERSGHFFDAGDYYGFDDAVYTGLRFAQILSKGEKSVAEIVGELPQYVSTPTMHVHSDDAVKYVVVDTVLKQAAELPGPPEIIDVNGVRAEWDDGWFLVRASSNLPALVIVIEANTDERLRELYDTVRSLLDPMDAVAKDWENDPFV, encoded by the coding sequence TTGCCTGAGAACAACGCCCCGTCCTGGCCCCTGGAACTGCCCCGCAGCGGCAACGACCCGATCTCGTTCGCCGTCGACCATCTCGATCCGACCCTCTTCCGGGAATACGATGTGCGCGGCACGCTGAAGCCCGACGCACCGACCACCGAAGAGCCGCTGAACGAGTTCGTCGCAAACCGCCTCGGCCGGGCCTTCGGCACCTTCCTCGACCGCCGCGGCAAGACCGACGTCGTGGTCGGCCACGATTCGCGCAGCTACTCGGAGAAGCTGGCGACCGCCTTCACGCTCGGCCTGCTCTCGACCGGGCGGAACGTCGTGTTCATCGGCCTGGCGACCACCCCCACGGTCTACTTCGCCCAGCACCTGCTCGGCGGTTTCGCCGGCGTCCAGGTGACCGCCAGCCACAACCCGAACGGCTGGGCCGGATTCAAACTGGGCGACGAGCCTTCGATCACGCTCGGCCCCGACGGCATCAAGGAACTCCACGAGATCGCCGTGAGCCGCGACTTCGCCACGGGCCAGGGCACCTACTCCGAGCGCATCATCATTCCCGAGTATGTCGAGGAACTGACTGAACGCGTCCCCAAGGGCAAACGCCCGCTGAAGATCGTGGTCGATGGCGGCAACAGCATCTCCGGTCCGGTCCTCAACCAGGCCCTCGAGGCGGCCGGCTACGAGACGATTCCGATCAACCTCGAGCTCGACTGGACCTTCCCGAACCACGAGCCCGACCCAGAGTCGGTCGAAGCCCGCAAGCAGATCGGCGACGCGGTCAAGGAGCACGGCGCCGACGTCGGGCTCTCGATCGACGGCGACGGCGACCGCCTCGGCGTGACCGACGAGAACGGCGGCATCGTCTGGTCCGACATCGTCCTGACGATCTTCGCCGCCGATTCGCTCGAGCGCCATCCCGGTGGATCGATCGTCTATGACGTCAAGTGCTCACGCGCCGTGGCCGACGTGGTCACCGCCAAGGGCGGGGTGCCGGTCATGTGGAAGACCGGGCATTCGCACATCAAGACCAAGGCCCGCGAGCTGAACGCCCCCTTCAGCGGCGAGCGCAGCGGCCACTTCTTCGACGCCGGCGACTACTACGGCTTCGATGACGCCGTCTATACCGGACTGCGCTTCGCCCAGATCCTGAGCAAGGGCGAGAAGTCGGTCGCCGAGATCGTCGGTGAGCTGCCGCAGTACGTCTCGACTCCGACCATGCACGTCCACAGCGACGACGCGGTGAAGTACGTCGTGGTCGACACCGTCCTGAAGCAAGCGGCCGAACTGCCCGGGCCGCCCGAGATCATCGACGTCAACGGCGTGCGCGCCGAGTGGGACGATGGCTGGTTCCTCGTTCGCGCCTCGAGCAACCTGCCGGCCCTGGTCATCGTGATCGAAGCGAACACCGACGAGCGGCTGCGCGAGCTCTACGACACGGTGCGCTCCCTGCTCGACCCGATGGACGCGGTCGCGAAGGACTGGGAGAACGACCCCTTCGTCTGA
- a CDS encoding alpha/beta hydrolase codes for MTIGPVTTRLLQAGPNQASEAVVFIHGNPGSAGDWVDLIGQVGEHRRAVAFDLPDFGQTVAGPDFGHTVVEYSDFIGETLNALGISRVHLVLHDFGGPIGLDWTVGNLGMVASITLITTGVFLDYKWHRTARAWQTPVVGEVLQGIITRPIFRRVTSNAEPRGLPRWYLDQMYDNYDRRTRAAVLDLYRDSKKISRDHELLVAPLAAADLPALVIWGAGDPYLPVELAERQKEAFPSADVHVLPESGHWPFIDDPPAVSRLLLEFLQRAE; via the coding sequence ATCACGATCGGGCCGGTCACCACGCGGCTGCTCCAGGCCGGGCCGAACCAGGCATCGGAAGCGGTCGTCTTCATCCACGGCAATCCCGGCTCGGCCGGCGACTGGGTCGATCTGATCGGCCAGGTGGGCGAACACCGCCGCGCCGTCGCCTTCGACCTGCCCGACTTCGGCCAGACCGTGGCCGGCCCGGACTTCGGTCACACGGTCGTCGAGTACTCCGACTTCATCGGCGAGACCCTGAACGCGCTGGGCATATCCCGGGTCCATCTCGTCCTCCACGACTTCGGCGGGCCGATCGGCCTCGACTGGACGGTCGGCAACCTCGGCATGGTCGCCAGCATCACCCTGATCACGACCGGGGTCTTCCTCGATTACAAATGGCACCGGACCGCCCGGGCCTGGCAGACTCCGGTGGTCGGCGAGGTGCTTCAGGGGATCATCACCCGGCCGATCTTCCGCCGGGTGACCAGTAATGCCGAGCCGCGCGGCCTGCCGCGCTGGTACCTCGACCAGATGTACGACAACTACGACCGCCGCACCCGGGCGGCCGTGCTCGACCTCTACCGCGACTCGAAGAAGATCAGCCGCGACCACGAGCTGCTGGTGGCGCCACTGGCCGCCGCCGATCTGCCGGCCCTGGTCATCTGGGGCGCCGGCGATCCGTACCTCCCGGTTGAACTGGCCGAGCGCCAGAAAGAAGCCTTCCCTTCGGCCGACGTCCACGTCCTGCCCGAAAGCGGCCACTGGCCCTTCATCGACGACCCGCCGGCGGTCAGCCGGTTGCTACTCGAGTTCCTTCAGCGCGCCGAGTAA
- a CDS encoding hemolysin III family protein, with amino-acid sequence MATTARDATVERAGIARDATVEKAAAIKDSAAEKFNAVKPKFRGVSHEWAFFLSLGLGISLLIIADTPRKLLAVGIYTLSLCALFGTSALYHRVNWKTMKARMLMRRLDHSMIFLLIAGTITPFCLLTMTGTWATAILVAVWSAAALGIVIELIWTGSPKWVSAAIYVAVGWIGALAFPEIVGTAGIAAGLLIATGGLLYTVGAVVYATGRPDPNPTYFGYHEVFHVFVIGAAATHFAAIAFFAL; translated from the coding sequence ATGGCGACCACCGCCCGCGACGCCACGGTCGAGAGGGCTGGCATCGCCCGCGACGCCACGGTTGAGAAGGCCGCGGCGATCAAGGACTCTGCCGCCGAGAAGTTCAACGCGGTCAAACCCAAGTTCCGCGGCGTCTCCCACGAGTGGGCGTTCTTCCTCTCGCTCGGACTGGGGATCTCGCTGCTGATCATCGCCGACACCCCGCGCAAGCTGCTCGCGGTCGGCATCTACACACTTTCGCTCTGCGCCCTCTTCGGCACCAGCGCCCTCTATCACCGGGTCAACTGGAAGACGATGAAGGCCCGCATGCTGATGCGCCGCCTGGACCATTCGATGATCTTCCTGTTGATCGCGGGAACGATCACCCCGTTCTGCCTGCTCACCATGACCGGGACCTGGGCCACGGCGATTCTGGTCGCGGTCTGGTCGGCGGCCGCCCTCGGGATCGTGATCGAACTGATCTGGACCGGTTCACCGAAATGGGTCAGCGCCGCGATCTACGTCGCAGTCGGCTGGATCGGCGCCCTCGCCTTCCCGGAGATCGTCGGCACCGCCGGAATCGCGGCCGGCCTGCTGATCGCCACCGGCGGACTGCTCTACACGGTCGGCGCTGTGGTCTACGCCACCGGCCGTCCGGACCCGAACCCGACTTACTTCGGCTACCACGAGGTCTTCCACGTCTTCGTCATCGGCGCGGCCGCGACTCACTTCGCCGCGATTGCGTTCTTTGCCCTCTAG
- the nrdR gene encoding transcriptional repressor NrdR: MLCPKCGHKGCRVLESRGSEGGAAVRRRRQCSSCEHRFTTYERYELQALFVRKRDGSRQPFDRAKLRGGLERASHKRPVPVEAIGNLVSRIESAAVRSGGEISAARIGEMCLTGLRQIDQVAYLQFAAVYRQLDVEDVQAELDRLSPTPVTRT; the protein is encoded by the coding sequence GTGCTTTGCCCCAAATGTGGACATAAAGGTTGCCGGGTTCTCGAGTCGCGAGGCTCCGAAGGAGGCGCTGCCGTGCGCCGGCGGCGCCAGTGTTCGAGCTGCGAACACCGGTTCACCACCTACGAAAGATACGAGCTCCAGGCCCTCTTCGTCCGCAAGCGGGACGGCTCGCGCCAACCCTTCGACCGCGCCAAGCTGCGCGGCGGGCTGGAGCGGGCTTCGCACAAACGGCCGGTCCCGGTCGAGGCGATCGGCAACCTGGTCAGCCGGATCGAATCGGCTGCCGTCCGCTCGGGCGGAGAGATCAGCGCGGCGCGAATCGGCGAGATGTGCCTCACCGGCCTGCGGCAGATCGACCAAGTCGCATACCTGCAGTTCGCGGCCGTCTACCGGCAGCTCGACGTCGAAGACGTACAGGCGGAACTCGACCGCCTTTCACCAACACCAGTAACCCGAACTTGA